The proteins below come from a single Synechococcus sp. WH 8101 genomic window:
- the larE gene encoding ATP-dependent sacrificial sulfur transferase LarE: MEETARTFRQLELLPDALQSQLEQLRAWLRSQQRVCVAYSGGVDSSLVAAIAWEQLGAGAIAITGVSPALAPQLQEEARQQAAWLGLRHQEVATSELEDPAYTSNPPERCFACKRELHRHLAAIAAQAGQAQVVDGVNHDDLGDHRPGIEAARQAGVRSPLAELGLSKLAVRQISRSLGFPWWDKPAQPCLASRFAYGDPIGAERLRRVGAAEAWLREQGLDDVRVRCQGATARIEVPSDQIETLLLRLPRVALVERFLALGFTSVSLDLEGLVSGKLNRELALGDHQQVAIP; encoded by the coding sequence ATGGAGGAGACCGCTCGCACATTTCGCCAGCTCGAACTGCTGCCTGACGCGTTGCAGAGCCAGCTCGAGCAGCTGCGCGCCTGGCTGCGCTCACAGCAACGGGTGTGTGTGGCCTACTCCGGCGGGGTGGACAGCAGCCTGGTGGCGGCCATCGCCTGGGAGCAGCTCGGAGCTGGGGCGATCGCGATCACTGGGGTTTCCCCTGCGTTGGCGCCTCAGTTGCAGGAGGAGGCCCGGCAACAGGCCGCCTGGCTGGGCCTCCGCCATCAGGAGGTGGCCACCAGCGAACTGGAGGATCCTGCCTATACCAGCAACCCGCCGGAGCGCTGTTTTGCCTGCAAGCGGGAGCTGCACCGTCACTTGGCGGCCATCGCAGCCCAGGCTGGTCAGGCCCAGGTGGTGGATGGGGTGAATCACGATGATCTCGGAGACCATCGCCCCGGCATTGAGGCGGCCAGGCAGGCGGGTGTGCGCTCGCCCCTGGCCGAACTGGGACTGAGCAAGCTGGCTGTGCGCCAGATCTCCCGCTCGCTTGGATTCCCCTGGTGGGACAAGCCCGCTCAACCGTGCCTGGCGTCACGCTTTGCTTACGGTGATCCGATCGGCGCTGAACGCTTGCGCCGCGTTGGCGCGGCAGAAGCGTGGTTGCGGGAGCAGGGGTTGGATGACGTGCGCGTGCGCTGCCAAGGGGCGACGGCCAGGATCGAAGTGCCCAGCGACCAAATCGAAACGTTGCTGCTCAGGCTCCCTCGCGTTGCCCTGGTGGAACGGTTTCTGGCGCTGGGGTTCACCAGCGTCAGCCTGGATCTTGAAGGTCTCGTCAGCGGCAAGCTGAACCGTGAGCTCGCCCTGGGGGATCACCAGCAGGTGGCGATCCCCTAG
- the speD gene encoding adenosylmethionine decarboxylase — protein MEQTLSCLHPNPGWGGADSSTATGSDVPNATDMVGKHCILELYDCDASKLDDEAFLRTTITTAAKRAGATLLNLITHRFEPQGVTGLALLAESHISIHTWPESGYAAVDVFTCGDHTMPEKACAVLRDELRAGRHQLRSFRRETPAAVAHTPRDPQAELRAA, from the coding sequence ATGGAGCAGACCCTGTCTTGCCTGCATCCCAACCCGGGATGGGGCGGCGCCGATTCCTCAACAGCCACCGGTTCCGACGTGCCCAATGCCACCGACATGGTGGGCAAGCACTGCATTCTCGAGCTCTACGACTGCGACGCCTCCAAGCTCGACGACGAAGCCTTCCTGAGGACCACCATCACCACTGCAGCGAAACGTGCTGGTGCCACACTCCTCAACCTGATCACCCACCGATTCGAACCTCAGGGCGTGACGGGACTGGCTCTTCTGGCTGAATCCCACATCTCGATCCACACCTGGCCAGAAAGTGGCTACGCGGCAGTGGACGTGTTCACCTGCGGTGATCACACCATGCCCGAGAAAGCCTGCGCTGTGTTGCGGGATGAACTGCGGGCCGGTCGCCATCAACTCCGCAGCTTCAGGCGCGAGACGCCCGCCGCTGTGGCCCACACCCCTCGGGATCCCCAGGCCGAGCTCCGGGCGGCCTGA
- the recF gene encoding DNA replication/repair protein RecF — protein MQGFRNYGHLQLTIEAPRLLVIGRNGVGKSNLLEAVELLGSLRSHRASQDQDLIHWDQTRAVLRAMAAEQDQLELELRRKGGRQARRNGRVLERQLDLIGPLRCVGFSALDLQLVRGEPALRRQWLDRVVLQLEPVYGDLISRYGRLLRQRAQLWRRQSTATPEREQLLEVFDQQMALVSTRIHRRRRRALARLQPLAAAWQHQLSDGHEALELRYEAGSRLEGEEAEEPWRQAIAAQLLAQRAEEARLGSCRVGPHRDEIALMLDGIAARRFASAGQQRTLVLALKLAELQLVQELWGEPPLLLLDDVLAELDPHRQLALLEAVGGTHQCLISATHLDAFEGNWRAGSQILNAELLKSEM, from the coding sequence CTGCAGGGGTTCCGGAACTACGGCCACCTGCAGCTCACGATCGAGGCACCTCGACTGCTGGTGATCGGCCGCAATGGGGTGGGGAAATCCAATCTTCTCGAAGCGGTCGAGCTGCTTGGAAGCCTGCGCTCCCATCGCGCCAGCCAGGATCAGGATCTGATCCACTGGGACCAGACTCGGGCCGTGCTCCGGGCCATGGCGGCGGAGCAGGATCAGCTGGAACTGGAACTGCGACGCAAAGGAGGTCGGCAGGCCCGTCGGAACGGTCGGGTGCTGGAGCGCCAGCTCGATCTCATCGGGCCCCTGCGTTGCGTCGGATTCAGCGCCCTCGACCTGCAGCTGGTGCGGGGGGAGCCGGCACTGCGCCGCCAATGGCTGGATCGGGTGGTCCTCCAACTGGAACCGGTCTATGGCGACCTGATCAGTCGGTATGGCCGCTTGCTGCGTCAACGGGCCCAGCTCTGGCGGCGACAGAGCACAGCGACACCGGAACGGGAGCAGCTGCTGGAGGTCTTTGATCAGCAGATGGCCCTGGTGAGCACCCGGATCCATCGGCGCCGGCGCCGGGCCCTGGCGAGGCTGCAACCCCTGGCGGCGGCCTGGCAGCACCAGCTCAGCGACGGCCACGAAGCGCTCGAACTCCGGTATGAGGCGGGCAGCCGACTGGAAGGCGAAGAAGCCGAAGAGCCCTGGCGGCAGGCGATCGCGGCCCAGCTGCTGGCCCAGCGTGCCGAAGAGGCTCGACTGGGGAGCTGTCGCGTCGGGCCCCACCGCGATGAAATCGCCCTGATGCTCGATGGCATCGCCGCGCGCCGATTCGCGTCCGCCGGGCAACAGCGCACCCTGGTGCTGGCCCTGAAACTGGCCGAACTACAGCTGGTGCAGGAGCTCTGGGGGGAACCGCCACTGCTGTTACTCGATGACGTGCTGGCAGAACTGGATCCCCATCGTCAGCTGGCGCTGCTGGAAGCCGTGGGCGGCACGCATCAATGCCTGATCAGCGCCACCCACCTGGACGCCTTCGAGGGGAACTGGCGCGCTGGATCCCAGATTCTCAACGCGGAGTTATTGAAGTCAGAGATGTAA
- a CDS encoding N-acetyltransferase, protein MALLPFRSRPAVPALPPGYVLEPESQPTARAIDALLQACGEPSIPEERWMAALERSLWCLSVRREHDDMLAGFVRATSDRALNANLWNLCAHPGESQGQVMAVLVHRSLAILRRDLPGCSISISAPPAALQALKDQGFVLDPGGIRAMGLWLR, encoded by the coding sequence GTGGCGCTGCTTCCCTTTCGCTCCAGACCGGCCGTCCCGGCCCTTCCCCCCGGCTATGTGCTGGAGCCCGAGAGCCAGCCGACCGCCAGGGCGATCGACGCCCTGCTCCAGGCCTGCGGCGAACCCTCCATCCCTGAGGAGCGCTGGATGGCGGCTCTGGAGCGCAGTCTGTGGTGCCTCAGCGTGCGCCGGGAGCACGACGACATGCTCGCCGGCTTTGTGCGGGCGACCAGTGATCGAGCCCTGAATGCCAATCTCTGGAACCTCTGCGCCCATCCGGGCGAGAGTCAAGGGCAGGTGATGGCCGTGCTGGTGCACCGATCCCTGGCGATCCTGCGGCGGGACCTGCCGGGTTGCAGCATCTCGATCTCCGCCCCACCGGCCGCACTCCAGGCCCTCAAGGACCAGGGATTCGTGCTCGACCCCGGCGGGATCCGAGCGATGGGACTGTGGCTTCGCTGA
- the ppc gene encoding phosphoenolpyruvate carboxylase, with protein MSRRPNGDDQLLQQRLELVEDLWETVLRSECPPEQAERLLRMKQLSEPLAGDGDGDSSSSDSVVQLIREMDLVEAIAAARAFSLYFQLVNILEQRIEEDSYLASMSRCQESSESEGVDPFAPPLASQTEPATFRDLFERLRRLNVPPAQLEALLQNLDIRLVFTAHPTEIVRHTVRHKQRRVASLLQQLQGTVDMASGDQASLRRQLEEEIRLWWRTDELHQFKPSVLDEVDYALHYFQQVLFDAMPQLRRRIQAALTQNYPDVRLPPAAFCTFGSWVGSDRDGNPSVTPEITWRTACYQRQLMLDRYISAVQDLRDQLSISMQWSQVSAPLLESLEMDRLRFPEVYEERAARYRLEPYRLKLSYTLERLRLTQQRNQQLSEAGWRTPPEGLVPCQPTNASAGEALHYGSVAEFRSDLELIRNSLVSTELSCDPLDTLLTQVHIFGFSLASLDIRQESTRHSDALDELTRYLKLPTAYGAMDETARVEWLLEEMQTRRPLIPPAVEWSAATAETIAVFRMLHRLQEEFGSRICRTYVISMSHSVSDLLEVLLLAKEAGLVDPAAHHADLLVVPLFETVEDLQRAPEVMGQLFEHPLYRQLLPRVGEQAQPLQELMLGYSDSNKDSGFLSSNWEIHQAQIALQDLASRHDIALRLFHGRGGSVGRGGGPAYQAILAQPSGTLQGRIKITEQGEVLASKYSLPELALYNLETMSTAVVQNSLVTSQLDATPSWNDLMSRLASRSRSHYRALVHDNPDLVAFFQQVTPIEEISKLQISSRPARRKSGAKDLSSLRAIPWVFGWTQSRFLLPSWFGVGTALADEVGDDQEQLQLLRRLHQRWPFFRMLISKVEMTLSKVDLELARHYVTSLGSADHREAFERIYATIADEYSLTRRLVLDITGQERLLDADPALQLSVDLRNRTIVPLGFLQVALLRRLRDQNRQPPMSEAPNTDPDGRTYSRSELLRGALLTINGIAAGMRNTG; from the coding sequence ATGTCACGGCGTCCTAATGGAGACGATCAACTCCTCCAACAGCGTCTGGAGCTGGTGGAGGATCTCTGGGAAACGGTGCTCCGCAGCGAGTGTCCGCCCGAGCAGGCGGAGCGACTGCTGCGGATGAAGCAGCTCAGCGAACCCCTGGCTGGCGACGGCGACGGCGACAGCAGCAGCAGTGATTCGGTGGTGCAGCTGATCCGTGAAATGGATCTGGTGGAGGCCATCGCCGCGGCGCGGGCCTTCTCGCTGTATTTCCAACTGGTGAACATCCTCGAGCAGAGGATCGAGGAAGACAGCTATCTGGCCAGCATGAGCCGCTGCCAGGAGTCATCTGAATCGGAGGGGGTGGATCCCTTTGCACCGCCCCTCGCCAGCCAGACGGAACCAGCCACCTTCCGGGATCTGTTCGAGCGCCTGCGGCGCCTGAATGTGCCCCCGGCCCAGCTAGAAGCCCTGCTGCAGAACCTCGACATCCGGTTGGTGTTCACCGCCCACCCCACAGAAATCGTGCGCCACACCGTGCGACACAAGCAGCGCCGGGTGGCCAGCCTGCTGCAGCAGCTGCAGGGCACGGTGGACATGGCCAGCGGCGATCAGGCGAGCCTTCGCCGCCAACTGGAAGAGGAGATCCGGTTGTGGTGGCGCACCGATGAACTGCACCAGTTCAAACCCAGCGTGCTGGATGAAGTGGATTACGCCCTGCACTACTTCCAGCAGGTGCTGTTCGATGCCATGCCCCAGTTACGTCGCCGCATCCAGGCGGCACTCACTCAGAACTATCCCGATGTGAGGCTGCCGCCCGCAGCCTTCTGCACCTTCGGATCTTGGGTGGGATCCGATCGGGATGGCAACCCCTCCGTCACACCGGAAATCACCTGGCGAACGGCCTGTTATCAGCGACAGCTGATGCTCGATCGCTACATCTCAGCCGTGCAGGATCTGCGCGACCAACTGAGCATCTCCATGCAATGGAGCCAGGTGAGCGCGCCGCTGCTGGAGTCGCTGGAAATGGACCGGCTTCGCTTTCCCGAGGTCTATGAAGAGCGAGCGGCTCGCTACCGGCTGGAGCCCTACAGGCTCAAGCTCAGCTACACGCTGGAGCGGCTCCGGCTGACCCAACAGCGCAATCAGCAGTTGTCGGAAGCGGGTTGGCGCACACCACCGGAGGGCCTGGTGCCCTGTCAACCGACCAATGCCAGCGCTGGCGAGGCTCTCCACTACGGCTCGGTGGCCGAATTCCGCAGCGACCTGGAACTGATCCGCAACAGCCTGGTGAGCACCGAGCTCAGTTGTGACCCGCTCGACACCCTGCTGACCCAGGTGCACATCTTCGGGTTCTCGCTCGCCAGCCTCGACATCCGTCAGGAGAGCACACGCCACAGCGATGCCCTCGACGAGTTGACCCGCTACCTGAAGCTCCCCACCGCCTACGGAGCGATGGACGAAACCGCCCGGGTGGAGTGGTTGCTCGAGGAGATGCAGACCCGCCGTCCCCTGATCCCCCCCGCAGTGGAATGGTCGGCAGCAACGGCGGAAACCATCGCGGTCTTCCGGATGTTGCATCGCCTCCAGGAAGAGTTCGGCAGCCGGATCTGCCGCACCTATGTGATTTCCATGAGCCACAGCGTCTCCGATCTGCTGGAGGTGCTGCTGCTCGCCAAGGAAGCCGGTTTGGTCGATCCGGCGGCCCACCATGCCGATCTCCTGGTGGTGCCCCTGTTCGAAACGGTGGAAGATCTGCAGCGGGCCCCGGAGGTGATGGGCCAGCTGTTCGAGCACCCGCTCTACCGGCAACTGCTGCCACGGGTGGGCGAACAGGCCCAGCCCCTGCAGGAACTGATGCTCGGGTACTCCGACAGCAACAAGGATTCCGGTTTCCTCTCCAGCAACTGGGAGATCCATCAGGCCCAGATCGCCTTACAGGATCTCGCCAGTCGCCACGACATCGCCCTGCGTCTGTTCCACGGCCGTGGCGGTTCGGTCGGCCGCGGCGGTGGCCCCGCCTACCAAGCCATCCTGGCCCAGCCCAGCGGCACCCTGCAGGGCCGGATCAAGATCACCGAACAGGGGGAAGTGCTGGCCTCGAAATACAGCCTGCCGGAGCTGGCGCTCTACAACCTGGAAACGATGAGCACCGCCGTGGTGCAGAACAGCCTTGTCACCAGCCAGCTGGACGCCACACCGAGCTGGAACGACCTGATGAGCCGTCTCGCCAGCCGCTCCCGCAGTCACTACCGGGCCCTGGTGCACGACAACCCCGATCTGGTGGCCTTCTTCCAACAGGTGACGCCGATCGAAGAGATCAGCAAGCTGCAGATCTCCAGCCGTCCGGCCCGCCGCAAAAGCGGCGCCAAGGATCTCTCCAGCCTGCGGGCCATTCCCTGGGTGTTCGGCTGGACCCAGAGCCGGTTTCTTCTGCCCAGCTGGTTCGGCGTCGGCACGGCCCTGGCCGACGAGGTGGGCGACGACCAGGAACAACTGCAACTCCTTCGCCGGCTGCACCAGCGCTGGCCCTTCTTCCGGATGCTGATCTCCAAGGTGGAGATGACCCTCTCCAAGGTCGATCTCGAGCTGGCGCGCCACTATGTGACCAGCCTCGGCAGCGCCGATCACCGGGAGGCGTTCGAGCGGATTTACGCCACGATCGCCGACGAATACAGCCTCACCCGCCGCCTAGTGCTCGACATCACTGGCCAGGAACGGCTGCTCGATGCCGATCCAGCCCTGCAGCTCTCGGTGGACCTGCGCAACCGCACGATTGTTCCACTGGGCTTCCTGCAGGTGGCGCTACTACGCCGACTGCGGGATCAGAACCGGCAGCCGCCGATGAGCGAAGCACCCAACACCGATCCGGATGGCCGCACCTACAGCCGCAGTGAGCTGTTGCGCGGAGCCCTGCTCACCATCAATGGCATCGCCGCCGGCATGCGCAACACGGGCTGA
- the gshA gene encoding glutamate--cysteine ligase yields the protein MTGPLLLKGFEVELFTGRNDGENVGVAVEAARDLGDFVTEPDHRNLEYVTAPEARYEPLEHALIAPRRRLRQWLAQRDLTLLPGSTLSLGDPDRFERSDPENAYHDLIESLYGTRVVTASIHINLGIAESEALFRSLRLIRCEAALWLAMSASSPFLGGQVMTAHSQRWLQFPLTPEWVPLFRDQSHYVSWMEEQMALGQMHNVRHLWTSVRPNGPNRPHDLNRLELRICDLITDPQLLLAVTTLLELRVLSLLRHPAGLDPLHDSALSARELAALCDANEAAAARQSLEAELRHWRDGRTIRCSDWIQALLADVTPLAEELNLRQRLQPIDTLLQEGNQAMRWLKAIRSGSSLRDVMREGIAAMAAEELLMSSGTGALG from the coding sequence ATGACCGGCCCCCTGCTGCTCAAGGGCTTTGAAGTGGAGCTGTTCACCGGCCGCAACGACGGGGAGAACGTCGGCGTTGCCGTGGAAGCCGCCCGGGACCTGGGTGATTTCGTCACCGAACCAGACCATCGCAATCTGGAATACGTCACAGCACCGGAAGCGCGCTACGAGCCGCTGGAACACGCTCTGATCGCGCCCCGACGCCGCTTGAGGCAATGGTTGGCCCAACGGGATCTCACCCTGCTGCCGGGCAGCACCCTCAGCCTCGGCGATCCCGACCGCTTCGAACGCTCAGATCCAGAGAATGCCTATCACGACCTGATCGAAAGCCTCTATGGCACTCGGGTCGTGACCGCCAGCATCCACATCAACCTCGGCATCGCCGAGTCGGAGGCCCTGTTCCGGAGCCTGCGCCTGATCCGCTGTGAAGCCGCCCTCTGGTTGGCGATGAGTGCCAGTTCGCCCTTCCTCGGAGGGCAGGTGATGACGGCCCATTCGCAACGCTGGCTGCAGTTCCCACTCACGCCGGAGTGGGTGCCCCTGTTCCGCGACCAGAGCCACTACGTGAGCTGGATGGAGGAGCAGATGGCCCTGGGTCAGATGCACAACGTGCGCCACCTCTGGACATCCGTGCGGCCCAACGGACCGAACCGTCCCCACGATCTGAACCGGCTCGAGTTGCGCATCTGCGATCTGATCACCGACCCCCAGCTGCTGCTTGCCGTCACCACCCTGTTGGAACTGAGGGTGCTCAGCCTGTTGCGCCACCCCGCCGGACTCGATCCACTCCACGACAGTGCGCTGTCGGCCCGAGAGCTGGCCGCTCTGTGTGACGCCAATGAGGCGGCAGCCGCCCGGCAGAGCCTGGAGGCCGAACTCCGGCATTGGCGCGATGGCCGCACGATCCGCTGCAGCGACTGGATTCAGGCCCTGCTGGCCGACGTCACCCCCCTGGCGGAGGAGCTGAACCTGCGCCAGCGCCTGCAGCCGATCGACACCCTCCTGCAGGAAGGGAATCAGGCGATGCGTTGGCTGAAGGCCATCCGCAGCGGCTCCAGCCTGAGGGACGTGATGCGGGAGGGAATCGCCGCGATGGCCGCTGAAGAGCTCTTGATGAGCAGCGGAACGGGCGCTTTGGGATGA
- a CDS encoding anthranilate synthase component I family protein has protein sequence MLSPDRASFLEAAAAGATFIPVAHSWPADLETPLTTWLKVGEGRPPGVLLESVEGGVHLGRWSVVACDPLWTLTARGKACSRHWRDGAVESLEGNPFDILRSQLKPYRPGSLAGLPPLGQLYGIWGYELIRWIEPTVPIHTPAASDPPDGLWMLMDSILIIDQAKRLITAVAYGDLSGGRGSASSADEAWERAIARIRHLEERMAAPLPSVRPLRWQPNSGLPPTSSNRDQDDFEAAVRSGRDHIAAGDVFQLVLSQRLETTVPQKPLELYRSLRMVNPSPYMAFFDFGDWQLIGSSPEVMVKAEPDAEGIRASLRPIAGTRPRGDTDQEDRALEADLLADPKERAEHVMLVDLGRNDLGRVCRPGSVAVKDLMVIERYSHVMHIVSEVEGRLADDHDIWDLLMAAFPAGTVSGAPKIRAMQLIHALEPEARGPYSGVYGAVDLAGALNTAITIRTMVVHPDPAGGCRIQVQAGAGVVADSRPEAEYQETLNKARGMLTAIACLGDPTP, from the coding sequence ATGCTCAGCCCTGACCGCGCCTCCTTTCTTGAGGCCGCCGCTGCGGGAGCCACCTTCATTCCGGTGGCTCACAGTTGGCCCGCCGACCTGGAAACGCCTCTCACCACGTGGTTGAAAGTGGGAGAGGGCCGACCTCCAGGTGTGCTGCTCGAATCCGTAGAAGGCGGTGTCCACCTCGGCCGTTGGAGCGTGGTGGCCTGTGACCCGCTCTGGACGCTGACCGCTCGCGGTAAGGCATGCAGCCGTCATTGGCGCGATGGAGCGGTGGAGTCTTTGGAAGGCAATCCCTTCGACATCCTGCGCAGCCAACTGAAGCCTTACCGCCCTGGCAGCCTCGCCGGCCTGCCACCGCTGGGGCAGCTCTACGGCATCTGGGGCTATGAACTAATCCGCTGGATCGAGCCGACGGTGCCGATTCACACCCCGGCCGCATCCGATCCGCCCGATGGCCTCTGGATGCTGATGGACAGCATCCTGATCATCGACCAGGCCAAGCGTCTGATTACAGCCGTGGCCTACGGAGATCTCAGCGGTGGCAGGGGCAGTGCCTCCAGCGCCGATGAGGCCTGGGAACGGGCGATAGCGCGGATCCGCCACCTGGAAGAGCGGATGGCAGCGCCTCTGCCTTCGGTGCGCCCCCTTCGCTGGCAACCCAACAGCGGGCTCCCTCCCACCAGCAGCAACCGCGATCAGGACGATTTTGAGGCCGCCGTGCGCAGCGGCCGCGACCACATTGCCGCCGGCGACGTGTTCCAGCTGGTGCTGAGTCAGCGGCTTGAAACGACGGTGCCCCAGAAGCCTCTGGAGCTCTACCGCAGCCTGCGAATGGTGAACCCTTCGCCCTACATGGCCTTCTTTGATTTCGGCGACTGGCAGTTGATCGGCTCCAGCCCGGAGGTGATGGTCAAGGCCGAACCCGACGCGGAGGGTATCCGCGCGAGCCTCAGGCCGATCGCAGGTACCCGACCCCGTGGCGACACGGACCAAGAGGATCGAGCCCTGGAGGCCGACCTGCTGGCCGATCCAAAAGAACGGGCCGAACACGTGATGCTGGTGGACCTCGGACGCAACGATCTCGGCCGGGTCTGTCGACCCGGCAGCGTTGCCGTGAAAGACCTCATGGTGATCGAGCGCTACTCCCACGTGATGCACATCGTGAGTGAGGTGGAAGGGCGACTCGCGGACGACCACGACATCTGGGATCTACTGATGGCCGCGTTCCCCGCCGGCACCGTCAGTGGCGCACCCAAGATCCGCGCCATGCAACTGATCCATGCACTGGAGCCCGAGGCCCGCGGGCCCTATTCCGGGGTCTATGGCGCTGTGGACCTGGCCGGCGCGCTCAACACCGCGATCACGATTCGCACCATGGTGGTGCATCCCGATCCCGCCGGGGGCTGTCGGATCCAGGTGCAGGCCGGTGCGGGTGTAGTGGCCGACTCCAGGCCGGAAGCGGAATACCAGGAAACCCTCAATAAGGCCCGGGGAATGCTCACCGCGATTGCCTGCCTCGGGGACCCCACCCCATGA
- a CDS encoding photosystem I reaction center subunit II PsaD, whose product MTATALNGQLPQFIGSTGGLLNAAETEEKYAITWTSASAQAFELPTGGAAMMHEGENLMYFARKEQCLALGTQLRTKFKPRIEDYKIYRIFPGGDTEFLHPKDGVFPEKVNDGRTMVGHNPRRIGANPDPSTLKFSGRNTFDA is encoded by the coding sequence ATGACAGCAACGGCGTTGAACGGTCAGCTCCCCCAGTTCATCGGCAGCACCGGTGGACTTCTGAACGCCGCGGAGACGGAAGAGAAGTACGCCATCACCTGGACCAGCGCTTCTGCTCAGGCTTTCGAACTGCCCACCGGTGGTGCCGCCATGATGCATGAAGGCGAAAACCTCATGTATTTCGCACGCAAAGAGCAGTGCCTCGCCCTCGGCACCCAATTGCGCACCAAGTTCAAGCCCCGGATCGAGGACTACAAGATTTATCGGATCTTCCCTGGTGGAGACACCGAATTCCTGCATCCCAAGGATGGTGTGTTCCCTGAGAAAGTGAATGACGGACGCACCATGGTGGGTCACAACCCCCGTCGGATCGGCGCCAATCCCGACCCTTCCACGCTCAAGTTCAGCGGACGCAACACCTTCGACGCCTGA
- a CDS encoding HAMP domain-containing sensor histidine kinase encodes MNARPHLTTIPALMAEGVPPGGGDDPSARRLWWAALEVVQDALLKQPADRRGVWLAAPLPALYEPSLLQRMAGWVWTPHPIGWPQLGPAAAPEPAGGRAPVQRLEQLRLQPEDGHDPLLIVISPSLQLALALHGPDHQRQLLLRSDPTSLAAVLERIDQRLQAESPGQASALRDAIQGLGSLQSSRDFATVFWPAVAERLARMAPSLTLQTLPDPPPAQSDSSPPAPQAGAAAELSLLEAITHEVRTPLATIRTLIRSLLRRRDLPDLVTDRLRQIDSECTEQIDRFGLIFHAAELHASELQSSERHRQAKDSAGLARTDLGAMLLQLAPAWEQQLERRGLALQLDISPALPAVLSDPGRLEPMLGGLIDRSSRSLQHGGRLVLQLRAAGARLKLQIRGHNPNPDGAGVSAAQPSAELGPVLSWNPDTGSLQLSQGATRRLLASLGGKLTQQRDRGLTVFFPVAGSNQC; translated from the coding sequence GTGAACGCACGCCCCCACCTCACCACCATCCCAGCCCTGATGGCTGAAGGGGTGCCACCAGGCGGGGGTGATGATCCCAGCGCCCGACGGCTCTGGTGGGCAGCCCTGGAGGTTGTGCAGGACGCTCTGCTCAAGCAGCCGGCCGATCGGCGAGGCGTCTGGCTCGCCGCTCCCCTCCCCGCCCTCTATGAACCGAGCCTCCTGCAGAGGATGGCCGGCTGGGTCTGGACACCGCATCCCATCGGCTGGCCGCAGCTGGGGCCTGCGGCAGCCCCGGAACCGGCAGGCGGCCGTGCCCCGGTCCAGCGGCTGGAACAGCTCAGGCTGCAGCCAGAGGATGGCCACGACCCCCTGCTGATCGTGATCAGCCCGTCTCTGCAGCTCGCTCTGGCTCTGCACGGCCCCGACCACCAGCGTCAACTACTGCTGCGCAGTGACCCCACCTCTCTGGCGGCTGTGCTGGAACGCATCGACCAACGCCTGCAGGCCGAGAGCCCTGGGCAGGCGAGTGCTCTGCGTGACGCCATCCAGGGCCTGGGATCCCTGCAGAGCAGCCGCGACTTCGCAACCGTCTTCTGGCCCGCCGTGGCGGAGCGGTTGGCCCGGATGGCGCCCAGCCTGACTCTGCAGACCCTGCCCGACCCCCCACCAGCTCAGAGCGATTCATCCCCCCCGGCCCCCCAAGCCGGTGCAGCGGCCGAACTCTCCCTGCTGGAGGCGATCACCCATGAGGTGCGCACACCGCTGGCCACGATCCGCACCTTGATTCGATCGCTGCTGCGCCGCCGTGACCTGCCGGATCTCGTCACCGATCGCCTGCGCCAGATCGACAGCGAATGCACGGAACAGATCGACCGCTTCGGCCTGATTTTTCATGCCGCGGAACTGCATGCCTCTGAACTGCAGAGCAGCGAGCGCCATCGCCAGGCGAAGGACTCGGCAGGCCTGGCCCGCACCGACCTCGGCGCGATGCTGCTCCAGCTGGCACCAGCCTGGGAACAACAGCTCGAGCGGCGCGGGCTTGCCCTTCAGCTCGACATCAGCCCGGCACTACCGGCTGTGCTCAGTGATCCCGGTCGATTGGAACCGATGCTCGGGGGCCTCATCGACCGCAGCAGTCGCAGCCTGCAACACGGCGGCAGGTTGGTGCTGCAGCTCCGAGCGGCGGGAGCACGCTTGAAGCTGCAGATCCGCGGCCACAATCCCAATCCCGATGGTGCCGGCGTCAGCGCGGCGCAGCCCAGCGCCGAACTCGGCCCCGTTCTGAGCTGGAATCCAGACACCGGCAGCCTGCAGCTCAGCCAGGGAGCCACCCGTCGCCTGCTCGCCAGCCTGGGTGGCAAGCTGACGCAACAACGGGATCGAGGCCTCACGGTGTTCTTCCCGGTGGCCGGCTCGAATCAATGTTGA